In a single window of the Paenibacillus sp. MMS20-IR301 genome:
- the eis gene encoding GNAT family N-acetyltransferase has protein sequence MEIRQLHADEFEAGLSLSEYAFQYKVSGEDRVQAREKFKPEQMWGIFEGGILGAELTLLPLQAYIQGKPVPMGGIAGVATWPENRRQGYVAKLLTHTLQTMNEAGQQLSFLHPFLIPFYRKFGWEVYCEYKKYNIPVAKFPRKTEIQGTVKRGGAAIEILQELYSGFAARYNGTLQRDEEWWKNRVLDEETHQCVFYSEQGEPQGYVLYKIVNKELVIDEFIFINEAARQGLWTFLANHDSMITGAQLKLVPLDDILPYLLPDPRIPQENHPYFMARIVNAKAFVEQLSFNIPGGVRQKLIYIEDEYAPWNSGLWSWTADRQGDTTFTQVPGEKSSADLVCSIGTLTVLLMGYRRPVELARYGQISGAPDAVEWLEQLIPPAETALFDFF, from the coding sequence ATGGAAATAAGGCAATTGCATGCAGATGAATTTGAAGCCGGCTTAAGCTTATCTGAATACGCTTTTCAATATAAGGTATCCGGGGAAGACAGAGTCCAGGCCAGGGAGAAGTTTAAGCCTGAGCAGATGTGGGGAATCTTTGAGGGAGGCATTCTGGGCGCTGAGCTGACGCTGCTTCCGCTTCAGGCATACATACAAGGAAAACCCGTTCCGATGGGCGGGATTGCCGGTGTAGCGACCTGGCCGGAGAACCGACGGCAGGGTTATGTAGCCAAGCTGCTGACGCATACGCTGCAGACGATGAATGAGGCGGGACAGCAGCTGTCCTTTCTGCACCCGTTTTTGATTCCCTTTTACCGCAAGTTTGGCTGGGAGGTCTACTGCGAGTATAAGAAGTACAATATTCCGGTAGCTAAATTCCCGCGGAAAACTGAGATACAAGGCACTGTAAAGCGTGGAGGGGCTGCCATTGAAATTCTGCAGGAGCTGTACAGCGGCTTTGCCGCCCGGTACAATGGCACACTGCAGCGGGATGAGGAATGGTGGAAGAACAGAGTGCTTGATGAGGAAACGCATCAGTGTGTATTTTATTCGGAGCAGGGTGAACCGCAAGGGTATGTGCTGTATAAAATAGTGAACAAAGAACTCGTGATCGATGAATTTATATTCATAAATGAGGCGGCCCGGCAAGGGCTATGGACCTTCCTGGCCAATCATGACTCGATGATTACCGGAGCGCAGCTCAAGCTTGTACCGCTTGACGATATACTGCCGTATTTGCTGCCCGACCCGCGGATACCGCAGGAGAACCACCCTTACTTCATGGCGCGCATTGTCAATGCCAAGGCGTTTGTGGAGCAGCTGTCTTTTAACATCCCAGGCGGTGTCCGGCAGAAACTGATCTACATTGAAGATGAGTATGCACCATGGAATAGCGGACTATGGTCATGGACAGCAGACAGGCAAGGAGATACAACATTCACACAGGTTCCCGGAGAAAAATCTTCAGCGGATCTCGTATGCAGTATCGGCACGCTTACAGTATTGCTTATGGGTTACCGGCGTCCAGTTGAGCTGGCCCGTTACGGGCAAATATCCGGAGCTCCGGATGCGGTTGAATGGCTTGAACAACTGATTCCGCCGGCAGAAACTGCACTATTCGACTTCTTTTGA
- a CDS encoding CtsR family transcriptional regulator gives MRNISDIIEQYLKNILHESPEGTVEIQRNDLADQFSCVPSQINYVISTRFTLEKGYVVESKRGGGGYIRIQRFELPQNVALYAHLNSTIGNNMDQNSAEGLIYQLEEAGFLSKREACLMRSAVSRECLTVNLPYRDEIRAKLMKAMLISLLGK, from the coding sequence ATGCGTAATATCTCCGATATTATTGAACAATATCTGAAGAATATTTTGCATGAAAGTCCCGAAGGTACGGTGGAAATTCAGCGCAATGATCTGGCGGACCAGTTCTCCTGCGTACCGTCACAGATCAATTATGTCATCAGTACACGCTTTACTCTGGAAAAGGGATATGTGGTGGAGAGCAAACGCGGCGGCGGCGGTTATATCCGTATTCAACGCTTCGAACTGCCCCAGAATGTGGCATTATACGCACATCTGAACTCCACTATAGGGAACAATATGGATCAGAATTCCGCCGAAGGGCTGATATATCAGCTGGAGGAAGCAGGTTTTCTGTCTAAGCGTGAAGCATGTCTGATGCGGTCTGCTGTTTCCCGGGAATGCCTGACGGTTAATCTGCCGTACCGGGATGAGATCCGGGCCAAGCTTATGAAGGCTATGTTAATCTCTTTGTTAGGCAAATAA
- a CDS encoding UvrB/UvrC motif-containing protein, with amino-acid sequence MLCQECGVKPATLHFTKIVNGEKTEFHICESCAREKGELIPGTAGGFSIHSLLSGLLDLEGAGKGKAAAQTVQGLQCENCGMTYSQFSKLGRFGCSSCYKYFDSTLDPLFRRVHGSTAHVGKLPKRAGAQIMCKRQIDELKQELQQSIVQEEFETAAELRDRIRKLEKEMPQE; translated from the coding sequence ATGCTATGCCAGGAATGCGGGGTCAAACCAGCTACACTCCACTTCACGAAGATAGTGAACGGGGAGAAGACAGAATTTCATATTTGCGAAAGCTGTGCGCGGGAGAAGGGTGAACTGATTCCCGGAACTGCGGGCGGGTTCTCCATTCACAGCCTGCTGTCCGGACTGCTTGATCTGGAAGGGGCAGGCAAGGGTAAGGCAGCGGCACAGACCGTGCAGGGGCTGCAGTGTGAAAACTGCGGTATGACCTACTCGCAATTCAGTAAGCTTGGACGGTTTGGCTGCAGCTCATGTTATAAGTATTTCGACAGTACGCTTGACCCGCTCTTCAGACGGGTGCATGGCAGCACGGCTCATGTCGGCAAGCTTCCGAAACGGGCTGGTGCACAGATTATGTGCAAACGCCAAATTGATGAGCTGAAGCAGGAATTGCAGCAAAGTATTGTGCAGGAGGAGTTTGAAACCGCAGCTGAGCTGAGGGACAGAATCCGTAAGCTTGAAAAAGAAATGCCACAAGAGTAA
- a CDS encoding protein arginine kinase gives MSSLRYTEQALSDWMRCGGSHSEIVISSRMRIARNLEHLPFPLLASAQQSEEVLEQLAPVFQGEAAADFGSFELLRLDELDELDKKVLVEKHLISPNLADDSKGGAVILNEDESVSIMINEEDHLRIQCLFPGLQVREAWVRATAIDDIFEAAVNYAFDDRRGYLTSCPTNVGTGLRASVMVHLPALVMTHQINRILSAVNQVGLTVRGIYGEGSEAVGNIFQISNQITLGQTESEIIENLHSVVTQIIEHERNARERLLADSALRITDRIKRSYGILSYAAVMELKESAQRLSDLRLGVDLGILEGPSISVLNELNVKTQPGFLQKMFGDELSSTERDMYRAKLLRETLGSQY, from the coding sequence ATGTCAAGTCTCCGGTATACCGAACAAGCACTCAGTGACTGGATGCGCTGCGGCGGAAGCCATTCCGAGATTGTCATCAGCAGCCGCATGCGCATCGCCCGCAATCTGGAGCATCTGCCGTTTCCGTTATTAGCCTCTGCGCAGCAGTCAGAAGAGGTGCTGGAGCAGCTTGCACCTGTATTTCAAGGGGAGGCCGCGGCGGATTTCGGCAGCTTCGAGCTGCTGAGGCTGGATGAGCTGGATGAGCTGGATAAAAAGGTGCTGGTTGAGAAGCATCTGATTAGTCCTAATCTGGCGGATGATTCCAAAGGCGGCGCCGTCATCCTTAATGAGGACGAGTCGGTCAGCATTATGATTAATGAGGAGGATCATCTCCGCATTCAATGCCTGTTCCCAGGACTGCAGGTCAGGGAAGCCTGGGTAAGAGCCACAGCCATCGACGATATATTTGAGGCTGCTGTCAATTACGCTTTTGACGACCGCAGAGGGTACTTAACCAGTTGTCCCACTAATGTAGGAACGGGACTCAGAGCATCGGTGATGGTCCATCTGCCGGCGCTGGTCATGACCCATCAGATCAACCGGATTTTGTCCGCAGTGAATCAGGTCGGGCTTACCGTTAGAGGAATTTATGGCGAAGGCAGCGAAGCAGTAGGGAATATCTTTCAGATCTCGAACCAGATTACGCTGGGCCAGACTGAAAGTGAAATTATCGAGAATCTTCACAGCGTGGTCACACAGATTATCGAGCATGAGCGCAATGCGCGTGAACGCCTGCTGGCCGATTCCGCACTGCGGATTACCGACCGCATCAAACGTTCCTACGGGATTCTGTCCTACGCAGCTGTGATGGAGCTTAAGGAGTCCGCTCAGCGGCTCTCCGATCTGCGGCTTGGCGTCGATCTGGGGATACTGGAAGGGCCTTCGATTTCAGTGCTCAATGAGCTGAACGTCAAGACTCAGCCAGGCTTTTTGCAAAAGATGTTCGGTGACGAGCTGTCGTCCACAGAACGCGATATGTACCGGGCGAAGCTGCTCCGGGAGACACTGGGATCACAATATTAA
- the clpC gene encoding ATP-dependent protease ATP-binding subunit ClpC: MMFGRFTERAQKVLALAQEEAVRLGHNNIGTEHILLGLIREGDGIAAKALIGLGLGLEKIQDEVETLIGRGQEQPTNIAYTPRAKKVIELSMDEARKLGHTYVGTEHILLGLIREGEGVAARVLNNLGISLNKARQQVLQLLGSSEATSSHSGTPVNVSTPTLDGLARDLTAYAKDGNLDPVIGRSKEIERVIQVLSRRTKNNPVLIGEPGVGKTAIAEGLAQKIINNEIPETLRDKRVMTLDMGSVVAGTKYRGEFEDRLKKIMDEIRQAGNIVLFIDELHTLIGAGGAEGAIDASNILKPALARGELQCIGATTLDEYRKYIEKDAALERRFQPITVDQPSPEEAVQILFGLRDRYEAHHRVKITDEAIVEAVKLSDRYIPDRFLPDKAIDLIDEAGSKVRLNSYTIPPNLKELEMRLDDIRKEKDSAVQSQEFEKAAALRDTEQKIREELDTTKNQWKEKQGRADSQVTPEDIAQVVASWTSIPVSKLKEEETERLLNMEALLHGRVIGQDEAVKAVSRALRRARAGLKDPKRPMGSFIFLGPTGVGKTELARALAEAMFGDENAVIRIDMSEYMEKHSTSRLVGAPPGYVGYEEGGQLTEKVRRKPYSVVLLDEIEKAHPEVFNILLQVLEDGRLTDSKGRVVDFRNTLIILTSNVGAQAIKKNSTLGFTAVQDAGADYSNMKGKVMEELKKSFRPEFLNRIDEIIVFHSLEEKHIAEIVTLMSDELRKRLREYDVDFELTDGGKAFLAKEGYDPAFGARPLRRAIQKHIEDRLSEELLKGNIKKGDSLKIDEVNGELVVTTVDTPAELSLEKETPAE, from the coding sequence ATGATGTTTGGAAGATTTACGGAACGCGCACAAAAGGTGCTGGCGCTGGCGCAGGAAGAAGCCGTACGTTTGGGACACAACAATATTGGGACAGAACATATTTTGCTCGGACTGATTCGTGAGGGAGACGGCATTGCCGCCAAGGCTCTGATCGGGCTCGGACTGGGTCTTGAGAAGATTCAGGATGAAGTGGAAACGCTGATCGGCAGAGGGCAGGAGCAACCGACCAACATCGCTTATACTCCTCGTGCCAAAAAAGTTATCGAGCTGTCCATGGACGAAGCCCGTAAGCTGGGACATACGTACGTCGGCACAGAGCATATCCTGCTCGGTCTGATCCGTGAAGGTGAAGGCGTAGCAGCCCGCGTTCTTAATAACCTGGGAATCAGCCTGAACAAAGCCCGCCAGCAGGTCCTGCAGCTTCTGGGCAGCAGTGAAGCGACTTCAAGCCACAGCGGTACTCCGGTTAACGTTAGTACACCAACGCTGGATGGTCTGGCCCGCGATCTGACGGCTTATGCCAAGGACGGCAACCTTGATCCGGTTATCGGCCGCAGCAAGGAAATCGAGCGTGTAATTCAGGTGCTTAGCCGCCGGACCAAGAACAACCCGGTTCTGATCGGTGAGCCCGGGGTGGGTAAAACGGCAATTGCCGAAGGTCTGGCCCAGAAGATCATCAACAATGAAATTCCGGAAACCCTGCGTGATAAACGCGTAATGACCCTCGATATGGGTTCAGTAGTTGCCGGTACGAAATACCGCGGTGAGTTCGAAGACCGCCTCAAAAAAATTATGGATGAGATTCGTCAGGCGGGCAACATCGTACTCTTCATCGACGAGCTGCACACTCTGATTGGAGCCGGCGGTGCGGAAGGTGCGATTGATGCCTCCAACATTCTGAAGCCTGCTCTGGCCCGCGGTGAGCTGCAGTGCATTGGTGCCACTACGCTGGACGAATACCGCAAATATATTGAGAAGGATGCTGCGCTGGAACGCCGCTTCCAGCCGATCACAGTGGATCAGCCTTCCCCAGAGGAAGCTGTACAGATTCTGTTCGGTCTGCGTGACCGTTATGAGGCTCACCACCGGGTGAAAATTACCGATGAAGCGATTGTGGAAGCCGTAAAGCTGTCCGACCGCTACATCCCTGACCGGTTCCTGCCGGACAAAGCGATTGACCTGATTGATGAGGCCGGCTCCAAGGTAAGGCTGAATTCTTACACAATTCCGCCGAACCTCAAGGAACTTGAAATGCGTCTCGATGATATCCGCAAGGAGAAGGATTCCGCTGTGCAAAGCCAGGAGTTCGAGAAGGCTGCAGCACTGCGTGATACAGAGCAGAAGATCCGTGAAGAGCTGGATACCACGAAGAATCAGTGGAAAGAAAAGCAGGGCCGCGCAGATTCCCAGGTAACCCCTGAGGATATCGCCCAGGTCGTAGCCAGCTGGACCAGTATTCCGGTCAGCAAGCTGAAGGAGGAGGAGACAGAACGTCTGCTCAACATGGAGGCTCTGCTGCACGGTCGTGTAATCGGCCAGGATGAGGCGGTTAAAGCTGTGAGCCGGGCGCTTCGCCGGGCGCGTGCAGGTCTTAAGGATCCTAAACGACCAATGGGCTCCTTCATCTTCCTCGGACCAACCGGGGTTGGTAAAACCGAGCTGGCGCGGGCACTTGCCGAAGCGATGTTCGGCGATGAGAATGCCGTAATCCGGATCGACATGTCGGAATACATGGAGAAGCACTCGACATCCCGTCTTGTAGGGGCGCCTCCAGGATATGTAGGGTATGAAGAAGGCGGACAGCTGACAGAAAAGGTACGCCGTAAGCCTTACTCCGTTGTCCTGCTGGATGAGATCGAGAAGGCTCACCCTGAAGTATTCAATATTCTGCTGCAGGTACTGGAAGACGGCCGTCTGACCGACTCCAAAGGCCGGGTGGTTGATTTCCGCAATACACTGATCATCCTGACCTCGAACGTAGGGGCACAGGCGATCAAGAAGAATTCAACACTTGGATTCACTGCAGTACAGGATGCAGGCGCCGATTACAGTAATATGAAGGGCAAGGTTATGGAAGAGCTGAAGAAGAGCTTCCGTCCGGAATTCCTGAACCGGATCGATGAGATTATCGTCTTCCACTCTCTTGAAGAGAAGCACATCGCCGAAATCGTGACGCTGATGTCCGACGAGCTGCGCAAGCGGCTGCGTGAATATGATGTGGACTTTGAGCTTACAGACGGCGGAAAAGCATTCCTCGCCAAAGAAGGATATGATCCGGCATTTGGTGCTCGTCCGCTGCGCCGGGCAATCCAGAAGCATATCGAGGACCGCCTGTCCGAAGAGCTGCTGAAGGGCAACATCAAGAAGGGGGATTCCCTCAAGATTGATGAGGTAAACGGTGAGCTTGTTGTTACCACGGTAGATACTCCGGCAGAGCTGTCTTTGGAGAAGGAAACTCCAGCGGAATAA
- the radA gene encoding DNA repair protein RadA: MAKPKTKFFCTECGYESPKWFGKCPGCQEWNSMVEETESVVKTQGMNAPIFQSKEKAQSIINIESDKEPRILTGIGELNRVLGGGIVPGSLVLVGGDPGIGKSTLLLQTSHALTTQGLRVLYISGEESVRQTKLRADRLGALSAELYVLCETNMESIEDAIEQIKPQFLVIDSIQTVFMPEVTSAPGSVAQVRECTTRFMRIAKIRGIATVLVGHVTKEGAIAGPRMLEHMVDCVLYFEGERHHTYRLLRAVKNRFGSTNEIGIFEMGEVGLTEVENPSELFLSERPLGVAGSAVVASMEGTRPVLVELQALVASTHFPSPRRMCTGMDHQRMALIIAVLEKRMGMFLQNQDAYLNVAGGVKLDEPAVDLAVAISIASSFRDIPTKPYDVFFGEVGLTGEVRGVSRAEMRVKEAAKLGFRRVIMPEKSMKGWKHPQDIQIIGVSTVADALAVALD; the protein is encoded by the coding sequence ATGGCCAAACCAAAAACAAAATTTTTCTGTACTGAATGCGGCTACGAATCACCGAAGTGGTTTGGTAAATGCCCGGGCTGCCAGGAATGGAACTCGATGGTGGAGGAAACAGAAAGCGTAGTCAAAACCCAAGGCATGAATGCACCTATTTTTCAGAGTAAAGAAAAGGCGCAGTCGATCATAAATATAGAAAGTGACAAAGAGCCGCGTATCCTGACAGGCATCGGTGAGCTTAACCGTGTGCTTGGCGGCGGGATTGTACCCGGCTCGCTGGTACTGGTCGGAGGCGACCCTGGAATCGGGAAATCTACACTGCTGCTGCAGACATCGCATGCCCTTACTACCCAGGGGCTTCGTGTGCTGTATATCTCGGGTGAAGAATCGGTAAGGCAGACCAAGCTTCGCGCGGACCGTCTTGGTGCGTTGTCAGCAGAGCTGTATGTGCTCTGTGAGACAAATATGGAGAGTATCGAGGATGCGATTGAGCAGATTAAGCCGCAGTTTCTCGTGATCGACTCGATCCAGACTGTATTTATGCCGGAAGTAACCAGTGCGCCGGGCAGTGTGGCGCAGGTGCGGGAATGTACGACAAGATTCATGCGCATCGCCAAAATCCGCGGAATAGCTACAGTGCTTGTAGGGCATGTGACTAAGGAGGGCGCAATTGCCGGCCCGCGGATGCTGGAGCATATGGTGGATTGCGTGCTTTATTTCGAAGGAGAACGGCATCATACGTACCGGCTGCTGCGGGCAGTGAAGAACCGTTTCGGCTCCACGAATGAAATTGGCATTTTTGAAATGGGCGAAGTAGGGCTTACGGAGGTGGAGAACCCTTCCGAACTCTTCCTGTCAGAGCGTCCGCTTGGCGTTGCTGGTTCAGCGGTAGTGGCCAGCATGGAAGGAACAAGACCGGTGCTTGTAGAACTGCAGGCGCTTGTTGCGTCCACTCATTTCCCGTCACCGCGCAGAATGTGCACAGGGATGGATCATCAGCGGATGGCACTGATTATTGCCGTGCTCGAGAAGCGGATGGGGATGTTCCTGCAGAACCAGGACGCCTACCTCAATGTGGCCGGCGGCGTGAAGCTGGATGAGCCCGCAGTAGATCTGGCAGTTGCCATTAGTATCGCCTCGAGCTTCCGTGATATCCCGACGAAGCCGTATGATGTGTTCTTCGGGGAGGTTGGGCTTACCGGTGAGGTAAGAGGAGTGTCACGCGCAGAAATGCGGGTGAAGGAAGCAGCCAAGCTGGGCTTCCGCCGGGTCATAATGCCCGAGAAAAGTATGAAAGGCTGGAAGCATCCGCAGGATATCCAGATTATCGGCGTCAGCACTGTAGCAGATGCGCTAGCGGTCGCGTTAGATTAG